The genomic region AAGTGTTCACCGCCGACACCGCCCACAACGCCAAGATCGTGGACGACATGGACAACTTCGAGGTGCCGAGCCGCGAAGACCATGACCAGCCCTCCCCCGACCAGGTGGCCGAGAACAAGGCCAAGTGGGGCTACGCCGGCTGAGCCTCTCAGCCTGTCGCGACCGAGCGCCCCGTAGCAGGCCAGCCTGAGCGGCGGGGCGCCCGCGACGCGCCGACTCAGCGCCGGTTCGTGGGGAACTCGAGGTGGAAGTGGGGCGGACGCCCTTCTTCCAGCAGGCGGACCCCACGCTGCCGCGCCACCACCTGTCGGAACGTGCGGCGCTCACGCGCGCTCATGTCACGGCTGCGGATGTCCACCGCCCCTGCGTGCAGATGCCGCGAAATGTAGAGCCCCCGTGCGACCTGGTCGCTGACCACGCGCGCCATGGCGGCGACGCACGGGGTGCGCCCGGCACGGCGCGCGCGCTGGTAGGCCTGCTCGATCTGTCGCGCCGCGTCGTAGTCCCGGTAGAGCCCCGTCAGGCGGCCGCCGTTGGCGAGCTTGTCGAACATCGCTCGCGCCTGCTCGAGCGGGGTGCGCGCGCCGCTCGTCACGTGGAAGGAGCGCCCCGCCGCTGTCCGGAACGCCTCGGCCAGCTGTGTGACCGACGCGCGCAGCGTGGCGCTGAGGACCACCTCGGGCTCCATGGTGAACGGCGAGGCCTGCGCCCGCGCGCGTGTCGCCTCGAAGGGTGCGGTGAGGGCCGCCCGCGACCACGCGACGTCCTCGGACTTCGCAAACCACGGCCGGGTCGCGGCGGAGCGTCCCTGGGGCGCGGAGGGACCAACGGCGCCGAGCACGAGCAAGGCGGCGCACCCCACGAGGGCGCGCGTCACTCGGGCGCGGAGCTGGGCTCGCGAGGCGGACACGCTGACGACCATATCAGCGTCATGAGGTGACTCGAAGTTCTCGGCAACCCGCGGACCCGCAGACCTCAGCGCAGCGGCTTGCGGAAGCGCACCTGGTAGGGCTCGAAGCCGAGGGCCGTGTGCGCCCGCACGCCGCTCTCGTTGAACGTCCAGGTGGCCGACTCGATCAGGTCGCAGCGCGTCTCACGGAACACGTCTTCGAGCGCCCCCAGCAGCGCCGCGCCCACGCCCTGACCCCGGACGGCGGGCTCGACGAACCAGTCCTCCACCACGCCACGGCGAGGGAGCAGCCGCTCCGGCTCCTCCTCGATGTGGCCCGTGATGTACCCCACCACGCGCCCTTCACGCTCCGCAACGAGCACCGCCGCGTTGGGGTGGTCGATCAGACCGTCGATGTCGTCACGCAGCACGCGCTCGAAGTCGCGGTACTCGAGCAGGGGCGCCACCTTCGGTGGCACGACGCTGCCATGGTGGTCGATGTACAGCGCGCGGTGCAGCGCACGCAGCGCGGCGCGGTCGGCGCGTGAGGCACGACGTAGGGTGGCCTGAGACACGGCTACGACATACTACGCGCGCAGCGACCGCGCCCGCAGGCGCACGTCGCGCTCCCGTCAGGGACCCTCGGGGCTGGCGAGGGTGAGCATGGGACGCAGCCTGCGGAAGGTCTTGCGACCGATGCCGCGGATGCGCATCAGCTCCTCGATCCGCCGGAAGGGCCGACGCTCGCGGTACGCCACGATGGCCTCCGCGCGCGCCGGGCCCACACCGGGGAGCCGCTGCAGCTCGGCCACCGTCGCCGTGTTGAGGTTCACGAGGATGGCGGGCGATCCGCTCTCCCCGCTCGCGCTCCCGCCGTCCGCCGCCTGCGCGCTCAGCGTCCCGGGGGAAGCACCGAGACAGCACGCGGCCACCAACGCACCCAGCACGCACGCGCGCCGCAGCACGCCGGCGTCCAGCCTGCGCCGCGTAGAAGGCCTCGGCGCGCTGAGCCGCACGGGGTCGCTCACTGCTCCACCGCCCGCTCGGCGTCCTGCTGCCGCTCCTCGAAGCTCTTGCTCTCGCGGATGTGCAGCTGCCCGTTGGTCGGCATGGCGTCGAGCTTGACGTGCAGGCTGCCGTCGCGGTTGACGAAGGCCGCGCCGATCTTGAGCCAGAACTTCTGGCCGTCGCGCTCGCGCTCGACGATGGTGTAGACCGTCTGGAAAGGCTTGCTGGTGCCCTCCTGGCGCGCGTCCTGCGCGCCCAGGTCGCCGCCAGCGGGCAGCGGCGCGGGACGCGACGAGTCGCGGCGGGAGGAGGAGCGGGTGGTGGTGGTCTGCGTCATGTTCTTCTCTCTGGTGTGGGGCCCATCGGGCCGTGGATGAACGCAGTCCTACGCAAGGTCGGGACCGCGCCCCGCGGCGCTGGATCACGGGTCGAACGATGCCCCCCCCCTGGCGTGACGCCACGCGGGGGGTGGCGACCGCCGGCCGCCGTCACGGCGCGCGACACCTCACGCGAAGTCCCGCAGTTCGTTCACGCGTTTGCGATCGCGGCGTGAGACCCCTATAGGACCTTCACCCCCTCGGACGAAGGCTTCGTACCGGAGGAGGGCAAGGAGTAACCACAGTTAGATGTATCGTTGCGAGCTGTCTCAGACCGTCCCCGAGTTGAAAGGGCGCAAGCCCCATGTCGTGCCTGCGGGCACACTGGCCGTGAAGGTCACCATCCGTACGCGGCCCACCGAGTACCCCAGCCGACCCAAGGCGAACAGCCTGCGCATCGGTCGGCGCGTGAAGCAGTTCGACGATCCCGGTGGGGCGGGCTACGAGATCGCCCAAGAGGTCCTCGCGTGCCGTGCGTGCGCGGCGGAGTTCGCGGCGCTGCGCCCCGAGGGCCCCGAGCGCGTGGCGCCTGCGCCCTCGCCCGAGGCCGGGCCAGTCGAGGCCTGACGGGCTACGGCGCTGACGGGCGCGGCGAGCCCGTCAGCAGGAAGGCCCGCGTCGCCAGGTAGGCGTCGGGAGTCGCCGTCGCGCTCATCAGACGCGTGACGGCGGCGGCCCCCGTCACCCCCAGCAGCCCGACCTTCACGCCCATCCCGTGCGCGCGCTCCATCAGCGCTTCGTCCACGACGTTGTGTGGCAGGAACAGCCAGCCCACACCAATGGCGCGTGCGGTCTGGAGCCAGAGCTGCGCCGCCTCGTTGGAGTCAGGCGCGCGCGTCAGGCCAATGGACACCCCACTGCCCTGCAGCTCGCCGACGAGCACCCCCGCCAGCACCGGGTCGTCGAGGGTCAGGGCCACGCGGTCTGGCGGCAGCTCGCGGAACGTCTGCACCACCGTCGTTAGCCACGGCCCACGCCGCTCGGGTCGCGTGGGCGCGTGCAGGGCAAAGTGAAACCGCATGGACGGGTGTCGGCGCAGCAGCTCCTGCACGGTGGGCGCCGGCCGCTGCATGGTCTCGAGCTGCTGCCGCGTCACGTCTTCGGTCGTCACCGGGAGCCCTTCACGCAGCTCGAACAGCTGGCTCGAGCCGATAGTGATCAGGTCGCGCTCGCTCGTCATGAACACATCGAGGGCGATGGCCTCGAAGCCCGCGTCGGCCGCGGCCTGCACCTCGGCGTGGGACTGGCGCAGCGGTCGCTCCCCGTCCACCACCGGCCCGTCGAGCAGCCCGCGGTCGGAGATGCGCTCGGGCTGGGTGACGGGGGGGCGCGCGTCATCACCGGCATCGGGGAGCGGGATGTAGCGCCGCCGCCGTCGCAGGTAGTTCTGGGTGGCCAGGTGCGAGAGCAGGTACTCGCGCACGCGCGGCCACTCGGGGTCGTCCTCGCTGAAGAGATCACGCTCGAGGCGTGGGTCGCGGGCGCGGTCGTGGATGCGCACCGTACGCGTGAGCGTGTTGTAGAGCCAGCGCGTGTCGCCGTCGTGGGCCACGAGGAACTGGCGCGAGTCCCCACCGAACGAGAGCGGCGCGCGGCGCGTGGGCCAGTCTCCATCGGCGAACAAGTCCCGGCCGAAGTAGCACCCGTGGCGGTGGTCACCGGTCAGCCCGAGGAGCGTGCGGGGCAGGTCGGTGTGCGCCCCCAGACGCGAGCTGCGCTCACGGAGCGCCGCCTCGCGCGGAGGCGTCAGCCCGGTGACGAACAGTGGGACGCGGAAGAACAGCTCGTGCCCCGTGCCGGTCGTAGGGGTCTCGGGGTCCTCCGGGAAGACCACCGGGCTCGGGTGGTCGCCCAGCACCAGCAGCACCGTGCCACGCGGTCGGGCCTCGCGTTGATACCAGGTGTAGAAGGCCTCGAACTGCTGGTCCGTGTCGGCCAAGCGCGCGCGCAACGACTCGAAGTCGGTCGCCGCCGGGCCCGCGAGCGCGGACTCCGCCGTGCGGCCGAGGTTGTGCATCACGGCGAAGCGCGGCGCCCGGTGCTCCCGCTCGGCGTCGAAGAACGCCGCGAGCTGCTCGTAGGTCGCCTGGTCCTCGCGCACCGGGGCAGCCCCCAGCGCGGGCGCGTCCACACGCTCGAACCCGACCATGCGCAGGTAGCTGCCGCGGAAGGTCCGGTCGTCCCGGACACCGTCGAAGAAGGCCGTCTCGTACCCCCGGGCCGCGAAGTCTCGGGCGACGCCGGGGAGGTACGGGAGGGCCGGGTCGCGCAGCAGCGGTGCCTCGGAGCTCGGGGGCTGCCCGCTGAGCACGGCGGGCAGCACGTCCTCGTCCACCTCGCCGGCCGCCATCACGTCGTCGAACAGCACCGCCTCGGTGCCGAGCCGCCGCAGCATGGGCATCACCGGCACGTTCGGGGCGGCGTCCAGCTGGAGCTCGCGCATGCCCACGTCGCGCAGCAGCACCACAATGACATCCGGCAGCGCCTCTCCCGCTGGGATGGGGGGCGGAGGCAGGGCGTCGAGGCAGTAGGGGTAGGCCGTGTCGGGCACGGGCTCCAGCGTGTCCCCCTGGTGCAGCACCGAGACCATCACGCGGATGTCGCCCGGCGGGCGCCCGTCGGTCGAGGGTTCGTCGTCTGCCAGGACCATCACGTCGTTAGGGCCGATGCGGCGCTGGTGGGCCTCGCCGTGGTCGTGCTCGTGGTGCTCGTGATCGTGGTCGTGCCGTGCAGGCGCCGGGTCCGCCGCAGGGGTCTCGCGCCCACCGGACTCGAGCGCCAGGTGCCAGAGTGGGTGGACGGCCCCCGCGTACAGCGCGTCGTAGGCACCCACGCTGGCCCCCACGTCCAGACACGCCAAGAGCCCGAGCGCCACGGCGTCGGCCACGCGCCCGGCGCGCTTCTCGTATCGGGCGGTGAGGCGCTGCGCGAGCGGCTGGAGGCCGGCCAGGAGCGCCGCCCCCAGCATCAAGCCCGCGCCGAGCGCGCGAGGCCCAGCGAGCTCGAGGTGTTCGCGGGTGACGGCCCCGGGCAGGCGCGGCGTGACCGCCACATGCAAGGCCAACACCACCATCGCGCAGACCCCGCTGACGGCGCGCGCGCCGAGCGAGCCTGGACGGCGCGCGGCAGGCAGGCCGATCACGCAGCCCAGCAACACGTCGAACGGGAGCGCGACGGTGGCGCCCGCGTAGTACGACGGGTCCGCGTTCGCGAGGCCCCCCGCAGGGCCCGCCAGCACCGTGCGCGCGAGGAGCGCCGCCAGGCCGTAGAGCAACCCGAAGGCGGCGAGGTGAGCGGCCCGCTGAGCGGGCGAGGAGTCGGTGGGTTCAGTCATCGAGCGAGCTCAAGCCAGGTCGGGAGGCGCGAAGGCCTCGGGGCGGAGGCGCAGCAAGCGCACCCCGCCGAAGATGGACACCAGCGCGAGGACCAGCAGCAAGGCCACCATGGGCCAGCGCATGGACTCGCGGCGCGCGTGCAGCTGCTCGTGCGTTCCGCGGTCCCCCACGTAGGTCCGCCGTGAGACCCCGTCCTGGGCGTCCAGGATGACGACGTCCCCGGGGCGCAAGGCGCGCACGCGAACGTGGAAGGGCGGGTTCAGCCGGCGCTCGGTGTCGAGCTCGCCCACCAGCGGCAGGTGACCGAGGGACATGACCTCGCGCGCTTCGTCGCGCTCCGGCGAGTCGAGGCGCCAGGCCGACGGCTCGTCGAGCCGCACGGAGACCACCTCGCCGGCGGCCGTGCGCACCGAGACCGTGGCCTCGCCGTAGTTGCCGCGGTGGTGCGGCGCGTTCGGCCCGGGTTGGTCCGCGACGCGCACCTCGGCGTAGAGGAATGGATCGCCCACGGGGGAGCGCGTCAGCGGCCCCGGCTCGAGCGTACCCTCTACGGCCCGCTCCGGTGGTGGCAGGGGGGGCTCGGCACCGTGCAGCGCCACGTCGCCGCCCAGCAGGGCGCAGCCGACGCCGACGGCGATCATCATCACGGCGCCTACGCGCGCGAAGGTCTGAGCGCGGGCGGCCATCAGAACAGCTCGCCCTGTGGCTCGGGGTCCGACGGCCCGCGGCGACGCTTTGGCATGGTCTTGTTGAGGTGTTCGTAGGCGTGCCGCGTGGCCACCCGCCCGCGCGCCGTGCGCGCGAGGTAGCCCTGCTGCAACAGGAAGGGCTCGTACACGTCCTCGAGGGTGTCACGCGGCTCGCTGAGCGCCGCGGCCAGCGTCTCGATGCCCACCGGACCTCCGTCGTAGTGGTCGATGATCACGCGCAGGAACTTGCGGTCCATCTCGTCCAGCCCCGCGTGGTCCACGTCGAGCCGGTCGAGGGACTCGCGCGCCGTGGCCAGATCGAGCACACCGTCCGTGAGCACCTCGGCGAAGTCGCGCGCGCGCCGCAGCAGGCGGTTGGCGATGCGCGGGGTCCCGCGGGCGCGGCGGGCCACCTCTTCGGACGCCTCGTGCGAGACCTCGACGCCCAACAGCCCGGCACTGCGACGAACGATGCGCGCCAGCTCCTCGGCGGCGTAGTAGTCGAGGCGCGCCGGGTAGCCGAAGCGCGTGCGCATGGGGTTGGTGAGCAGGCCGGTGCGCGTGGTGGCCGCCACGAGCGTGAACGGGTTCAGGTTGAGCGAGAGGGTCTGCGCGTAGGCCCCGTCGCCGTTCACGATGTCGATCCGGAAGTCCTCGACGGCGGTGTAGAGGTTCTCCTCGACCACCGCGCTCAGCCGATGGATCTCGTCGATGAACAGCACGTCGTTGGGCTCGAGCTTGGTCAGCAACGCGGCCAGCTGCCCCTTGTGCTCGATGGCAGGTCCAGACGCCATGTGCAGGCTCACCCCACGCTCCTCGGCGAGGATCATCGCGAGCGTGGTCTTGCCGAGGCCTGGGGGACCGCAGAACAACACGTGGTCCACCGGGTCCCCGCGCCGACGCGCCGCCTCGACCATGATGCGCAGGTTGTCCTTGATCTTCTCTTGACCCACGAAGTCGTCGAAGCGCGCAGGGCGCAGCGTGATCTCGTAGGGGCGCTCCTCGGCGCGCGGGCTCGCGTCGATCTCCCGCTCGGGGTCGTCGTGGGGGGCCTCGCGGCCTGGGTTTCCGGGGCGTGGGGACATCGGGAGGGGTGGAGTGTGCCGCCTCTGGCCGGTCGCGCCAACTCTGCGCCCGAGAACGTGGGCTCGCCCCTACAGGTGGTGGGCCGGCCCTACACGCAGCGACACCCGCCGCGATGCGCGCCTGACGCGGCTGCGCACGAGTTTGACCGAGGCGTGGGGGTCGGGTACGTCCAAGGCAGTGCGCGGAGTCGCTGGCACGTTGCTTGCGAAGCGGGGCGCGCACCCAGGGGTCATTCCTTCGAGGACAACGAGGTTCTTCATGTCGCACCTTCCACAGCTCACCGCCGCCCGGCGCCTCTCTCTCTTCTCGGCCATCGCGGCCCTGCTGGGCTCCTCCGCCGCTCAGGTGGCCGCCCAGGCCGTGCCCGAGGTCGCCCACCACACCGAGACCGTGGCCGCCGCGCCCGAAGAAGAGCGCGAGACCACCTGGAACATCTCGGCCGGCGCCAACGTGTCGACCGGCAACACGCGCGCCCGCAACTTCAACGCCGGCACCCAGGCCTACGTGCTGCGGGGCAGCCACGCGCTGACCATCCAGTCGGCGTTCAACTACGGCCAAGCCGACACCGACGGGAGCGGGGGCGAGGGCTACCAGCTGACCGTCCGCAACCTGAACAGCCGCGTGCGCTACGACCTGTTCTTGACCGCCAACGACGCGCTCTTCCTGGCCGTGGCCCACCGCTGGGACACGTTCGCAGGTCTGCAGACGCGCCTGCAGGTGCAGGCCGGCTACCTGCGCAACCTGATCAAGAATGACAACACGCGAGTCTGGATCGAGGGCGGCTACGACTACACCTTCGACAACCGCCAGAACAGCGCGGGGCGCCACGTCATCTGCAGCGAAGACGACGTCACGAACATGATCTCCGGCTGCACGCGCGTCGTGCGCAACTTCCAGAACATCCACGCGCTGCGCCTCTTCTATGGCGCCACGCACAAGTTCAGCGACGACGTGTCGATGGCCACGGGCCTCGAGTTCCTCGTGAACCTGAACGAGCTGGAGGGCGGCGAGGCCGACCGCTTCGAGGACATCCGCGTCAACTGGGAGACCACCCTCAACGCGCGCCTGATCGAGCGCCTGGCCCTCGAGGTCAAGTTCCGCCTGCAGTACGACCGCGTCCCGGCCGCCTCCGAAGAGGTCGACACGAACACGATCATCAGCGTGATCTACACGCTCCTTTGAACCCCAACGGTCGGTCGGAGAGCTCTCTCCGGCCGGCTGAGAACCGGGGGACCGCTGCGCGCCGTGCCCCAAGGAGAGAGAACTCATGAACCTCCAGCAGCTGGTCAATCAGCTCCAGGACATCGCCACCACGTGGGGCATCAAGGTGGTCGGCGTGCTCGTCGCCGCGATTGTCGGCTGGATCGTCGCCAACAGGCTCTCGGGGCGGCTGCGCAAGACCCTCGAGGCCCGCAACTTCGACCTGACGCTGACGCGCTTCTTCGCGAACCTCGTGCGCTACGCCATCCTGGCGGGCGTGGCCCTCGGCTGCCTGGGGGTGTTCGGCATCGAGACCACCAGCTTCGCGGGGCTCATCGCGGCGGCTGGTCTGGCCATCGGTCTCGCGTTCCAGGGCACGCTCAGCAACTTCGCGGCGGGCGTCATGCTGCTCATCTTCCGCCCGTTCAAGGTGGGCGACTTCGTGAAGGTGGCCGGCATCGAGGGCACCGTGGAGGAGGTCGAGCTCTTCACCTGTGAGTTCAAGTCGCTCGACAACCGGCGCCTGATCGTCCCCAACAGCGCCATCTTCGGGGCCACCATCAACAACGTCACGCACTACCCCATCCGGCGCGTGGACGTGAACGTGGGCTGCGCCTACGACGCGGACATCGACGCCTGCCGCGCCGTGTTCGACAAGGTCGTGGCGCAGGTGCAGGGGGGGCTCAGCGAGCCCGCACCGCAGGTGTTCCTGGCCGGCCTCGGGGCGTCGTCCGTGGACTGGCAGCTGCGCATCTGGTGCAACACGGGCGACTACTGGGACGTCTTCCAGGCGACCATCCGGGACGCCAAGAAGGCGCTCGAGGACGCCGACATCGGCATCCCCTTCCCGCAGATGGACGTGCACCTGGACCAGGCCTCCCGCGAAGCGCTCGCCAAGCGCTGAGCGCAGGCTGCCCGCCGAGGAGCCCGCTCCCTCGCGTTGGCAGCAGCGACTGGGCTCGGGGATACACCGGGTGCGCGCGCGGCGCATCCGGTGTATCCCTCCCGACCCATGCTGCTCGACCGCACGCTCAACCACATCGCCAGCGCGGCGATGCAGTCCGCCCTCGACCTGCCCGAAGCGCCCGCGGCCCTCTTGCGCCCCACGCAGGACCCGAAGTTCGGCGACTACCAGGTCAACGGCGCCATGGGCCTCGCCAAGCAGCTGGGCAAGAAGCCGCGCGAGCTGGCCGAGCCCATCGCGCAGAAGCTGCTCGAGCACCCGGCCATCGAGACGGCCGAGGTGGCTGGCCCGGGCTTCATCAACCTGCGCATCGCGGCCGGCTGGCTGGCCGAGCAGCTGGATGGCATGTACGCCGACCTCGAGCGGGACGGCGTCGACACGGTGGAGCGCTGCGAGCGCATCGTGGTCGACTACTCGAGCCCCAACATCGCGAAGCAGATGCACGTGGGGCACCTGCGCAGCACCATCATCGGGCACGCGCTGGTGAAGCTGCTGCGCTTCGTGGGGCACGACGTGGTGGCGGTGAACCACCTGGGCGACTGGGGCACGCAGTTCGGGCTGCTCATCGTCGGGATGCGCGAGTGGGGCGACCAGGCCGCGCTCGACGCCGACGCCATCGTGGAGCTGGGGCGCGTCTACGCCCTGGCCAGCGCTCGCGCCAAGGAGGACGAGGCCTTCGCCGAGAGCGCCCGCGCCGAGCTGGCCAAGCTGCAGAGCGGCGACGAGGAGAACACCGCGCTGTGGACGCGCTTCGTGGCGGCCACGCGCAAGACCCTCGACGTGGTCTACGACCAGCTGGGGGTCACCTTCGACGAGTGGAAGGGGGAGAGCTTCTACCACTCGCGCCTGGAGGGCGTGATCGACCTGCTGGTGGAGAAGGGCTTCGCGCGCGAGGACGAGGGCGCCATGTGCGTCTTCTGGAACGAACTGGACGCGACGCCCGCCGCGCTCAAGAAGCAGAAGGAGCCCCTCATCGTGCGCAAGCGCGACGGAGCGTTCCTCTACAGCACCACCGACATCGCCGCGGTGCTGTACCGGCGCGACGTGATGAAGGCCGACCGTGTGCTGTACGTGGTGGGCACCCCGCAGGCCTTCCACTTCAAGCAGCTCTTCGCGCTGGCCGAGATGCTGGGCGTGACCATGCGCCTCGAGCACGTGGCGTTCGGGTCGGTGCTGGGCGAGGGCGGCAAGCCCATCCGGTCGCGCGACGGCGTGGACGTGACGCTGCAGGGGCTGCTCAGCGAGGCCGTCGAGCGCTCACGCGCGCGCATCCAGGAGGGCATCGACGAGGGCCGCCTGCACGTGGACCCGAGCGAGCTGGACGAGACCGCCCAGAAGGTGGGCGTCGGCGCCGTGAAGTACGCCGACCTGCGCCAGAACCGCGTCAGCGACTACACCTTCGAGTGGGACAAGCTGATCTCGTTCCAGGGCAACGCCGGCCCCTACATGCAGAACGCCTACGTGCGCTGCCGCAGCATCTTCCGCAAGGGCGAGGTCGAGCCCGACCAGCTGGCGGGAGCCATCGCGCTGGTGGCCGACGAGGAGCAGGCGCTCGGGCGCATGGTCGCGCGCTTCGGCGACGTGGTGCACCAGGCGGCCGAGACCAGCCAGCCCAA from Sandaracinaceae bacterium harbors:
- a CDS encoding DUF481 domain-containing protein — encoded protein: MSHLPQLTAARRLSLFSAIAALLGSSAAQVAAQAVPEVAHHTETVAAAPEEERETTWNISAGANVSTGNTRARNFNAGTQAYVLRGSHALTIQSAFNYGQADTDGSGGEGYQLTVRNLNSRVRYDLFLTANDALFLAVAHRWDTFAGLQTRLQVQAGYLRNLIKNDNTRVWIEGGYDYTFDNRQNSAGRHVICSEDDVTNMISGCTRVVRNFQNIHALRLFYGATHKFSDDVSMATGLEFLVNLNELEGGEADRFEDIRVNWETTLNARLIERLALEVKFRLQYDRVPAASEEVDTNTIISVIYTLL
- a CDS encoding mechanosensitive ion channel; protein product: MNLQQLVNQLQDIATTWGIKVVGVLVAAIVGWIVANRLSGRLRKTLEARNFDLTLTRFFANLVRYAILAGVALGCLGVFGIETTSFAGLIAAAGLAIGLAFQGTLSNFAAGVMLLIFRPFKVGDFVKVAGIEGTVEEVELFTCEFKSLDNRRLIVPNSAIFGATINNVTHYPIRRVDVNVGCAYDADIDACRAVFDKVVAQVQGGLSEPAPQVFLAGLGASSVDWQLRIWCNTGDYWDVFQATIRDAKKALEDADIGIPFPQMDVHLDQASREALAKR
- a CDS encoding GNAT family N-acetyltransferase; translated protein: MSQATLRRASRADRAALRALHRALYIDHHGSVVPPKVAPLLEYRDFERVLRDDIDGLIDHPNAAVLVAEREGRVVGYITGHIEEEPERLLPRRGVVEDWFVEPAVRGQGVGAALLGALEDVFRETRCDLIESATWTFNESGVRAHTALGFEPYQVRFRKPLR
- the argS gene encoding arginine--tRNA ligase, with the protein product MLLDRTLNHIASAAMQSALDLPEAPAALLRPTQDPKFGDYQVNGAMGLAKQLGKKPRELAEPIAQKLLEHPAIETAEVAGPGFINLRIAAGWLAEQLDGMYADLERDGVDTVERCERIVVDYSSPNIAKQMHVGHLRSTIIGHALVKLLRFVGHDVVAVNHLGDWGTQFGLLIVGMREWGDQAALDADAIVELGRVYALASARAKEDEAFAESARAELAKLQSGDEENTALWTRFVAATRKTLDVVYDQLGVTFDEWKGESFYHSRLEGVIDLLVEKGFAREDEGAMCVFWNELDATPAALKKQKEPLIVRKRDGAFLYSTTDIAAVLYRRDVMKADRVLYVVGTPQAFHFKQLFALAEMLGVTMRLEHVAFGSVLGEGGKPIRSRDGVDVTLQGLLSEAVERSRARIQEGIDEGRLHVDPSELDETAQKVGVGAVKYADLRQNRVSDYTFEWDKLISFQGNAGPYMQNAYVRCRSIFRKGEVEPDQLAGAIALVADEEQALGRMVARFGDVVHQAAETSQPNYLCEHLFELARAFSRFYEVCSVLNAEDEATRLSRLRLTALVSRQLGRGLTLLGIDVVERM
- a CDS encoding sulfatase-like hydrolase/transferase, which codes for MTEPTDSSPAQRAAHLAAFGLLYGLAALLARTVLAGPAGGLANADPSYYAGATVALPFDVLLGCVIGLPAARRPGSLGARAVSGVCAMVVLALHVAVTPRLPGAVTREHLELAGPRALGAGLMLGAALLAGLQPLAQRLTARYEKRAGRVADAVALGLLACLDVGASVGAYDALYAGAVHPLWHLALESGGRETPAADPAPARHDHDHEHHEHDHGEAHQRRIGPNDVMVLADDEPSTDGRPPGDIRVMVSVLHQGDTLEPVPDTAYPYCLDALPPPPIPAGEALPDVIVVLLRDVGMRELQLDAAPNVPVMPMLRRLGTEAVLFDDVMAAGEVDEDVLPAVLSGQPPSSEAPLLRDPALPYLPGVARDFAARGYETAFFDGVRDDRTFRGSYLRMVGFERVDAPALGAAPVREDQATYEQLAAFFDAEREHRAPRFAVMHNLGRTAESALAGPAATDFESLRARLADTDQQFEAFYTWYQREARPRGTVLLVLGDHPSPVVFPEDPETPTTGTGHELFFRVPLFVTGLTPPREAALRERSSRLGAHTDLPRTLLGLTGDHRHGCYFGRDLFADGDWPTRRAPLSFGGDSRQFLVAHDGDTRWLYNTLTRTVRIHDRARDPRLERDLFSEDDPEWPRVREYLLSHLATQNYLRRRRRYIPLPDAGDDARPPVTQPERISDRGLLDGPVVDGERPLRQSHAEVQAAADAGFEAIALDVFMTSERDLITIGSSQLFELREGLPVTTEDVTRQQLETMQRPAPTVQELLRRHPSMRFHFALHAPTRPERRGPWLTTVVQTFRELPPDRVALTLDDPVLAGVLVGELQGSGVSIGLTRAPDSNEAAQLWLQTARAIGVGWLFLPHNVVDEALMERAHGMGVKVGLLGVTGAAAVTRLMSATATPDAYLATRAFLLTGSPRPSAP
- a CDS encoding helix-hairpin-helix domain-containing protein gives rise to the protein MSDPVRLSAPRPSTRRRLDAGVLRRACVLGALVAACCLGASPGTLSAQAADGGSASGESGSPAILVNLNTATVAELQRLPGVGPARAEAIVAYRERRPFRRIEELMRIRGIGRKTFRRLRPMLTLASPEGP
- the ruvB gene encoding Holliday junction branch migration DNA helicase RuvB, yielding MSPRPGNPGREAPHDDPEREIDASPRAEERPYEITLRPARFDDFVGQEKIKDNLRIMVEAARRRGDPVDHVLFCGPPGLGKTTLAMILAEERGVSLHMASGPAIEHKGQLAALLTKLEPNDVLFIDEIHRLSAVVEENLYTAVEDFRIDIVNGDGAYAQTLSLNLNPFTLVAATTRTGLLTNPMRTRFGYPARLDYYAAEELARIVRRSAGLLGVEVSHEASEEVARRARGTPRIANRLLRRARDFAEVLTDGVLDLATARESLDRLDVDHAGLDEMDRKFLRVIIDHYDGGPVGIETLAAALSEPRDTLEDVYEPFLLQQGYLARTARGRVATRHAYEHLNKTMPKRRRGPSDPEPQGELF